The nucleotide window CCTTCCGCCGGTGGTTGAGGCAGAGATTGACCACGATGCGATAGAGCCACGTGCCGAAGGCCGCCGTGGGGCGCCAGCGCGGTGCGGCGCGCCAGACCCGAAGCAGGGCCTCCTGGGCGATGTCCTCCGCGTCCTGCGCATCGCCCAGGAAGCGCCGGGCGAAGCCGGCGGCGCGCGCCGCATGCCGGTCGCAGAGCGTCCGGAAGGCTGCCGCGTCGGCGGTGGCCACGCGTGCCATGAGGTCCTCGTCGCTCGCCTCGCGCATGGGCGTATTCGAACCCGCCTCCCATCCCCGCAACATGCCACCATGGTGCGCTCTCCCTCAATCGGTCGCCCCGTCCCAGGGCGGGCGCCCGCCCGGCTGCTTCCGCTGCGGCGCCGCAGGCCGGCGGCGTTCTGCGGGTTTGATCCTTTGAACCCGCACGGTGGGGAAACCCTGCGGTGCCCGTTGTCCGTTGATGCGATCACAGTCCCGTGAGCCTGGACGCATGGCCGCAGGGTTCCGTCCGCCGGCGGGTTGAAAGGCCCGTTGACCACTGGAGCGCAAGAGCTGATGCGGCCTGTCTTATGGATCGTGACGCCGGCGGTGATCCTCGCCGGCGCCGTCACGTGGCATTTCGGGCTGCTGACGCCCGGCCCGGACGCCCCCAAGGCGAAGGCTGTCGCCCCACCCATTCCGGTGGTGGCGGATACGGTGCGGCTTCAGGACGTGCCCATCTACGCCCTCGGCATCGGCACGGTGCAGGCCTCCAACACCATCGTGGTGAAGGTGCGCGTCGACGGCGAATTGCAGAAGGTCGCCTTCACCGAGGGACAGGACGTGAAGGCGGGTGACCTGCTCGCGCAGATCGATCCGCGCCCGTTCACGGCGGCGCTCAACCAGGCCAGGGCGGCCAAGGCCAAGGACGAGGCCCTGCTCGCCAACGCCAAGATGGATTACGAGCGCTACAAGACCCTTGTTCCCAAGCAGGCCGCATCCCAACAGCAGCTCGATACCCAGTCGGCGCTTGTGGCCCAGTACCAGGCGGCGGTGGAGGGCGATCAGGCCGCCATCGACAATGCCCAGGTGCAGCTCGACTATGCCACCATCCGCGCGCCCATTTCCGGGCGGACCGGCGTGCGGCTCGTGGACCAGGGCAACATCGTCCACGCCTCCGACACCGGCGGGCTGGTGGTGATTACCCAGGTGAAGCCGGTCGCCGTGCTGTTCGCCCTGCCGCAGGACCGGTTGGAGGACGTGCGCGAGGCGATGGCGCGCGGGCCGGTGGAGGTGATCGCCCTGAAGCGGGACGGCACCACGCAGATGGGCCAAGGCCAGATCCAGTTGATCGACAACCAGATCAGCTCCGATACCGGCACCCTGCGTCTCAAGGCGCTGTTCCCCAACGACGACCTGAAGCTCTGGCCCGGCGCCTTCGTCAACGTGAAGGTGCTGGTGGACACCCGCCGCGCGGTGGCGACGGTTCCCGCGCAGGCGATCCAGCGCAGCCCCGACGGGTTCTATGTCTATCGGGTGAAGGCCGACGACACCGTGGAGCAGCGCCCCGTGAAGGTGGGCGGCACCCGCGACGGCGTCTCCTTCCTTGAGGCCGGCCTCACCGCCGGCGACCGGGTGGTGGTGGACGGCCAGTACAAGCTGACGCCGGGCGCCCGGGTCTCGGCGCGGCAGGCGCCGGCCGGCACGCCCGGAACCGATGGCGCACCCGGCGGTGGAACGCTCACCAGCGCCAGCGCGGAGAGCCCGGCATGAATATCTCCGCTCCTTTCATCCATCGCCCCATCGCCACCACGTTGCTGATGGCGGCCCTCGTCCTCGTGGGCGCTGTGGCCTATGCCATGCTGCCGGTGGCGCCGCTGCCGCAGGTGGACTTCCCGACCATCCAGGTGTCGGCGAGCCTGCCGGGCGCGAGCCCAGAGACCATGGCGTCGTCGGTCTCCACGCCGCTGGAGCGGCAGTTCAGCCAGATTTCCGGCGTCACCCAGATGACGTCCACAAGCGCGCTCGGCGTCACCTCCATCACCGTCCAGTTCGACCTCAACCGCAACATTGACGCCGCGGCGCAGGACGTGCAGTCGGCCATCAACGCGGCCGCCGGCCAATTGCCCAAGAACCTCCCCAGCCCGCCTACGTTCCGAAAGGTCAATCCGGCCGATGCGCCGATCCTGATCCTGTCGGTGCAGTCGGACCTCTACCCGCTGACCAAGCTCGACGATGCCGCCGACACCATTCTGGCGCAGCAGATCAGCCAGATCGCCGGCATCGCGCAGGTTGCGATCACCGGCGAGCAGAAGCCGGCGGTGCGGGTGCAGGTGGACCCCTCCAAGATCGCGGCCCTCGGCATGAGCCTTGAGGATGTGCGGGCCGTGCTCGCCGCCGCCACCGTGGACCAGCCCAAGGGCAGTTTCGACGGCGCGGCCCAGGGCTTCACCATCTATGCCGACGACCAACTCCTCGCTGCCACGCCCTGGAACGAGGTGGTTGTAGCCTATCGCAACGGCGCGCCGGTGCGCATCCGCGACATCGGCCGGGCCGTGGACGGCCCCGAGAATGCGCGCCTCGCCTCGTGGCAGAACGGCAAGCGCGG belongs to Xanthobacter autotrophicus Py2 and includes:
- a CDS encoding efflux transporter, RND family, MFP subunit (TIGRFAM: efflux transporter, RND family, MFP subunit~PFAM: secretion protein HlyD family protein~KEGG: bja:blr0276 hypothetical protein) codes for the protein MRPVLWIVTPAVILAGAVTWHFGLLTPGPDAPKAKAVAPPIPVVADTVRLQDVPIYALGIGTVQASNTIVVKVRVDGELQKVAFTEGQDVKAGDLLAQIDPRPFTAALNQARAAKAKDEALLANAKMDYERYKTLVPKQAASQQQLDTQSALVAQYQAAVEGDQAAIDNAQVQLDYATIRAPISGRTGVRLVDQGNIVHASDTGGLVVITQVKPVAVLFALPQDRLEDVREAMARGPVEVIALKRDGTTQMGQGQIQLIDNQISSDTGTLRLKALFPNDDLKLWPGAFVNVKVLVDTRRAVATVPAQAIQRSPDGFYVYRVKADDTVEQRPVKVGGTRDGVSFLEAGLTAGDRVVVDGQYKLTPGARVSARQAPAGTPGTDGAPGGGTLTSASAESPA